Proteins from one Pseudomonas bijieensis genomic window:
- a CDS encoding lipase family protein, which translates to MTSLDSLQQRQINLTHAYVVNNAALSSPDWKNMKNPSPNQVKDNILTRLNGSKVGGGYGVAWGPALVPDGEHVAHITVVLVGGQNENDIVVVTSGTLADSLKDQIDDLDISPMVPLQNLIKNCPVPAHLAQGTADGVKAILDQVSTIGFQGTLCDFLAKQRSGATIRLVGHSLGGALMSVLALYLKDKFSNFNFHCETIAAPTAGDGIFASYFNQQMAGNALRIYNTLDVVPMAWCATSLDFSLTLYEPTNVIDEKMKEMVCSKIDTVTRNNLNYTQWGMGGANMELRLCGKPQSPCPSYEAQSGYQHIYEYITLLGLQLGDIPMPPPSGS; encoded by the coding sequence ATGACTTCGCTAGACTCACTTCAGCAAAGACAAATCAATCTTACCCACGCGTACGTGGTGAACAATGCGGCGCTGTCTTCGCCGGATTGGAAGAACATGAAGAACCCTTCGCCGAACCAGGTCAAAGACAACATTCTTACGCGCCTTAATGGCTCCAAGGTAGGCGGCGGCTATGGCGTAGCCTGGGGGCCCGCCCTGGTCCCGGATGGCGAGCATGTGGCTCACATCACGGTGGTGCTGGTCGGCGGGCAAAACGAAAACGACATCGTCGTGGTGACGAGTGGGACCCTTGCTGATTCCCTCAAGGATCAAATAGATGACCTCGATATTTCTCCAATGGTGCCGTTGCAGAACCTCATCAAGAACTGCCCAGTGCCGGCACACTTGGCGCAGGGGACTGCGGACGGTGTAAAGGCGATACTGGATCAGGTATCGACAATCGGTTTCCAGGGCACACTTTGCGATTTTCTGGCAAAACAGCGCAGTGGTGCGACGATCCGGTTGGTCGGGCATAGCCTCGGCGGTGCCTTGATGTCGGTTCTAGCGCTTTACTTGAAAGATAAATTCTCGAACTTCAATTTCCATTGCGAAACGATTGCTGCGCCAACGGCCGGCGATGGTATTTTTGCGAGCTATTTCAATCAGCAGATGGCCGGCAATGCGCTACGTATCTACAACACGCTGGATGTCGTTCCGATGGCATGGTGCGCAACCTCTCTCGATTTCTCCTTGACGCTCTATGAGCCTACCAACGTCATCGATGAAAAAATGAAGGAAATGGTTTGCTCCAAAATCGATACCGTTACCCGTAATAACTTGAACTACACGCAATGGGGCATGGGCGGTGCAAACATGGAGCTGCGGCTCTGTGGGAAACCTCAATCTCCGTGCCCAAGCTATGAAGCGCAATCCGGCTATCAGCACATCTACGAATACATTACGCTGCTGGGGTTGCAACTTGGTGATATCCCGATGCCGCCGCCGTCTGGCAGCTAG
- a CDS encoding thiamine pyrophosphate-binding protein codes for MHNQATKLSSLDITMARAIRLPHDSHHSKPAKLKLPDQMRFCAMPLGSNVFSNSRGQRGADLFVEVLRSEGVRHVFGNPGTTELALLDALSGAPDIQYILGLQEASVVAMADGYAQASGRPGFVNLHTAGGLGNAMGAILNAKMANTPLVVTAGQQDTRHGVTDPLLHGDLVALARPSVKWAEEIHHPEHIPMLLRRAFQDCRTGPAGPVFLSLPINVMEQHTDVTAGPPSRIERGAVTGMIEELATALATITPGYLAIIVGEEVIQSSAEVEAVMLAEALGAPVYGPSWPGHIPFPTAHPQWRGTLPAKASDIRETFADFDAVFLLGGHSLISYQYSQGPAIPSHCRLIQLTGDGHQLGRVHETALGLIGDLRLSLQALLPILDKKLAPHSEAIATLRNVAGQERDTRRADVVARLSREFNTPVTTPFVAAHEVIRAIGPDVWIVDEAPATIPHVRACLDSHSARQYLFTRSAILGWGMPAAVGTSLGLDRSPVVCLVGDGSAMYSPQALWTAAHERLPVTFVVMNNGEYNILKNYARSQAHYLSASTHQFIGMDLCDPAIDFLALASSLGIPSRRIERAGDIAGAVEEGIRSGCPNLIELPIMP; via the coding sequence TTGCACAATCAGGCAACCAAGCTGTCTTCGTTAGATATCACCATGGCTCGGGCAATCCGGTTGCCGCACGACAGTCACCACAGCAAGCCGGCTAAATTAAAGCTTCCAGACCAGATGAGGTTCTGCGCCATGCCTTTAGGTTCCAATGTTTTTTCCAACAGCCGCGGGCAACGCGGCGCGGACCTGTTCGTAGAAGTGCTTCGCAGCGAAGGTGTACGCCACGTCTTCGGCAATCCGGGAACAACCGAACTGGCTTTGCTCGACGCCCTCTCCGGCGCCCCAGACATCCAATACATCCTCGGCCTCCAAGAGGCCTCAGTCGTAGCGATGGCCGACGGTTATGCGCAGGCATCCGGTCGCCCCGGCTTCGTCAACCTCCATACGGCCGGTGGACTCGGCAATGCAATGGGCGCAATTCTCAACGCGAAGATGGCGAATACGCCGCTTGTCGTCACGGCGGGCCAACAAGACACCCGACATGGCGTGACCGACCCGCTGCTCCACGGAGACCTCGTCGCTCTCGCCAGACCGAGCGTCAAATGGGCGGAGGAAATTCATCATCCCGAACACATCCCGATGTTGCTGCGTCGTGCGTTTCAGGACTGTCGCACGGGGCCGGCGGGCCCGGTTTTCCTTTCCCTGCCGATTAACGTGATGGAGCAACACACGGATGTAACGGCCGGCCCGCCATCGCGAATCGAGCGCGGTGCCGTGACCGGGATGATTGAGGAATTGGCCACTGCCTTAGCGACAATTACCCCCGGCTATCTGGCGATTATCGTTGGAGAAGAAGTGATCCAGTCGAGCGCGGAAGTTGAAGCCGTGATGCTCGCCGAAGCACTCGGCGCGCCGGTCTACGGGCCATCCTGGCCCGGGCATATTCCGTTCCCGACGGCGCATCCGCAGTGGCGGGGAACGCTGCCTGCGAAGGCTTCCGATATCAGGGAGACGTTCGCTGACTTCGACGCGGTCTTCCTGCTCGGCGGCCATTCGTTGATCAGCTATCAATATTCCCAGGGCCCCGCTATTCCATCTCACTGTCGCCTTATCCAATTGACCGGCGATGGGCACCAACTAGGTAGGGTCCATGAGACAGCGCTAGGGCTGATCGGGGATTTAAGACTTTCCTTGCAAGCGCTGTTGCCGATACTGGACAAGAAATTGGCCCCACACAGCGAGGCAATCGCGACGCTGCGAAACGTCGCGGGCCAGGAACGCGATACACGTCGTGCCGATGTCGTCGCTCGCCTCAGCCGCGAATTCAACACTCCGGTGACAACGCCTTTCGTGGCTGCCCACGAGGTTATCCGGGCTATCGGGCCGGACGTCTGGATCGTCGACGAAGCACCCGCCACGATTCCTCATGTCCGTGCCTGCCTGGATTCCCATTCGGCCCGCCAGTATCTTTTTACCCGCAGCGCCATCCTGGGCTGGGGCATGCCGGCGGCTGTCGGTACGTCACTTGGCCTGGACCGCAGCCCGGTAGTCTGTCTGGTCGGTGATGGCTCGGCAATGTACTCACCGCAAGCACTCTGGACGGCGGCGCATGAGCGGCTGCCGGTCACGTTCGTTGTCATGAACAATGGCGAGTACAACATTTTGAAGAACTACGCTCGTAGCCAGGCGCACTATCTAAGTGCAAGCACTCACCAGTTCATCGGCATGGACCTCTGCGACCCGGCGATCGATTTCCTGGCCCTCGCCTCTTCCCTGGGGATCCCTTCCCGCAGGATCGAGCGCGCTGGCGATATTGCGGGAGCTGTCGAAGAAGGTATTCGCTCAGGCTGCCCGAATCTCATTGAGCTACCCATCATGCCCTGA
- a CDS encoding urease accessory protein UreD — protein MNAPQTLFRPLTESVEPQARITFSQTPNGDSYISAQQVGYPFHLGRTLKLPDDPPGMAAVYLQSCSGGIFAGEHLHVQVRAEPGSQAHVSTGAATVAHSMLEQPAQQVVSLEAKSGALLEYLPMATILFPHARLHSRVEVILHPAARVMLCDAFCLHAPEGNTGVFDAYRADLQVRSHNGRLLAGDHLALTGEDMRRRLPGVSEGMQALATFMLVGHDLPVDALKQRLRDALSSLPDSYVGVSALPNDCGVSLRLMTLDAVALRTGLHCAWSCVREQLFGAAPRPRRK, from the coding sequence ATGAACGCGCCTCAGACGCTGTTTCGTCCCTTGACCGAATCCGTCGAGCCACAGGCGCGAATTACCTTCAGCCAAACCCCGAATGGCGACAGCTACATTTCTGCGCAGCAGGTGGGCTACCCGTTTCATCTGGGACGCACGCTCAAACTGCCCGACGACCCGCCAGGCATGGCAGCGGTGTACCTGCAGTCCTGTTCGGGGGGCATCTTCGCGGGGGAACACCTGCACGTGCAGGTGCGGGCTGAACCCGGTAGCCAGGCACACGTCAGCACCGGTGCGGCCACCGTCGCACACAGCATGCTCGAACAGCCAGCGCAGCAGGTGGTCAGCCTGGAAGCCAAGAGCGGCGCCTTGCTCGAATACCTGCCAATGGCGACGATCCTGTTTCCCCACGCCAGGCTGCACAGCCGGGTCGAGGTGATCCTGCACCCCGCGGCCAGGGTGATGCTTTGCGATGCGTTCTGCCTGCATGCGCCTGAAGGCAACACAGGGGTATTCGACGCCTATCGCGCCGACCTGCAAGTGCGCAGCCACAACGGCCGGCTGTTGGCAGGTGATCACCTGGCGCTGACCGGAGAGGACATGCGCCGTCGATTACCAGGGGTCAGCGAAGGCATGCAGGCGCTGGCGACCTTCATGCTGGTGGGGCATGACCTACCGGTCGACGCCCTCAAGCAACGCCTGCGCGATGCCCTGAGCAGCCTGCCCGACAGCTACGTGGGCGTCAGCGCGCTGCCCAACGATTGCGGGGTCAGCTTGCGCCTCATGACCCTCGATGCAGTGGCATTGCGCACAGGGCTGCACTGCGCCTGGTCCTGCGTCCGTGAACAACTGTTCGGCGCTGCACCAAGGCCGCGACGCAAATGA
- the ureG gene encoding urease accessory protein UreG yields MNTRLNAQPLAEPVPHPGAARVGIGGPVGSGKTRLLEQLIPRFIARGTELAVITNDLATREDAERVRRSGLIDPERVRAVETGACPHTAIREDPTLNLQMADELEARFQRLDLILIESGGDNLASTFSLDLVDYWIFVIDVAGGDDIPRKRGPGVLSCDLLVVNKYDLAPYVGVDLARMRRESAEARGAKPVLFTNCATGAGVDAVVDAISRAVLFDCP; encoded by the coding sequence ATGAATACCCGACTCAATGCACAACCGCTCGCCGAGCCCGTCCCCCATCCCGGTGCTGCACGGGTGGGTATCGGGGGGCCGGTCGGTTCGGGCAAGACCCGCCTGCTGGAACAGCTGATCCCGCGTTTTATTGCCCGAGGCACGGAGCTTGCGGTGATCACCAACGACCTGGCGACCCGCGAGGATGCCGAGCGAGTCAGACGCAGCGGCCTGATCGACCCGGAGCGAGTACGCGCGGTGGAAACCGGCGCATGCCCGCACACGGCGATCCGCGAAGACCCGACGCTGAACCTGCAGATGGCGGACGAGCTCGAAGCGCGTTTCCAGCGCCTGGACCTGATCCTGATCGAATCCGGCGGCGACAACCTGGCGTCGACCTTTTCCCTGGACCTGGTGGATTACTGGATCTTCGTCATCGACGTTGCAGGGGGCGACGACATTCCGCGAAAACGAGGGCCGGGAGTTCTGAGTTGCGACCTGCTCGTCGTCAACAAGTACGATCTGGCGCCCTACGTCGGGGTCGATCTGGCACGCATGCGTCGTGAATCCGCCGAGGCCCGCGGCGCAAAGCCGGTGCTGTTCACCAACTGCGCCACGGGCGCAGGCGTCGATGCGGTGGTCGACGCCATCAGCCGCGCCGTGCTGTTCGATTGCCCATGA
- the ureC gene encoding urease subunit alpha codes for MATMTRKEYAAMYGPTVGDAVRLGDTSLLAEVEFDHSVPGDECLHGGGKTLRDGMGLMPGHDSDDGALDMLICNALIIDPVIGIVKGDIGIKDGKIVAIGKAGNPQVMDGVHPQLICGVATTVRDAEGLIVTPGGIDVHVHFDSAQLCEHALAAGLTTLIGGSLGPITVGIDCGGEWNVGKMLQACEAWPINFGFLGRGNSSKPESLLGQLRGGCLGLKIHEDWGAMPAVIDTCLKVADEYDFQVQLHTDTLNESGFLEDTLAAIGDRTIHMYHTEGAGGGHAPDIISVAGKANCIPSSTNPTNPYTVNTFDEHLDMIMVCHHLNPDVPEDVAFAESRVRPQTIAAEDILHDTGAISILGSDSQGMGRINEVICRTWQLASKMKDQRGRLPEESTALGDNERIKRYIAKYTINAARVFGIDRYIGSLEPGKIADLVLWRPAFFGIKPELVVKGGFIVHGVMGDSAASLYTCEPLVMRPQWGAFGEAKQALSVNFVNRLAVESDTAAKLGLKKALLPAIGTRTLRKSDMLHNDACPDIRVDPQTFDVYADGERLTCEPVSEVPLAQRYMLR; via the coding sequence ATGGCAACGATGACCCGCAAGGAATACGCCGCGATGTACGGCCCCACCGTTGGCGATGCCGTGCGTCTGGGCGACACCTCGCTGCTGGCCGAGGTCGAGTTCGATCACTCGGTGCCGGGCGACGAATGCCTGCACGGCGGCGGCAAGACCCTGCGCGATGGCATGGGCCTGATGCCGGGTCACGACAGCGACGACGGGGCACTGGACATGCTGATCTGCAATGCGCTGATCATCGATCCGGTGATCGGCATCGTCAAAGGCGACATCGGCATCAAGGACGGCAAGATCGTCGCCATCGGCAAGGCCGGCAATCCGCAGGTCATGGACGGCGTGCACCCGCAACTGATCTGCGGCGTGGCGACCACCGTGCGCGACGCCGAAGGTCTGATCGTCACCCCCGGTGGCATCGATGTGCATGTGCATTTCGACTCGGCGCAACTGTGCGAACACGCCCTGGCGGCAGGGCTGACTACCCTGATCGGCGGCTCGCTGGGCCCGATCACGGTGGGCATCGACTGCGGCGGCGAATGGAACGTGGGCAAGATGCTGCAAGCCTGCGAAGCGTGGCCGATCAACTTCGGTTTTCTGGGACGCGGCAATTCCAGCAAACCCGAATCGTTGCTCGGGCAACTGCGCGGTGGCTGCCTGGGATTGAAGATCCACGAAGACTGGGGCGCGATGCCGGCAGTGATCGACACCTGCCTGAAGGTCGCCGACGAATACGATTTCCAGGTGCAGCTGCACACCGACACCCTCAATGAATCAGGGTTTCTGGAAGACACCCTGGCGGCCATCGGCGATCGCACCATTCACATGTATCACACCGAGGGTGCGGGGGGTGGGCATGCGCCAGATATCATCAGCGTGGCCGGCAAGGCCAACTGCATCCCCTCCTCCACCAACCCGACCAACCCCTACACCGTGAACACGTTCGACGAGCACCTGGACATGATCATGGTTTGTCATCACCTCAATCCCGATGTGCCGGAAGACGTCGCCTTCGCCGAATCGCGGGTGCGCCCGCAAACCATCGCCGCCGAGGACATCCTGCATGACACCGGGGCGATCTCGATCCTCGGCTCGGACAGCCAGGGCATGGGCCGGATCAATGAAGTCATCTGCCGCACCTGGCAACTGGCCTCGAAGATGAAGGACCAGCGCGGCCGCCTGCCTGAAGAAAGCACCGCGCTGGGCGACAACGAACGGATCAAACGCTACATCGCCAAGTACACCATCAACGCGGCACGGGTGTTCGGCATTGACCGCTACATTGGCTCGCTGGAGCCGGGCAAGATCGCCGATCTGGTGCTATGGCGCCCGGCGTTCTTCGGGATCAAGCCGGAACTGGTGGTCAAGGGTGGTTTCATCGTGCATGGCGTGATGGGGGATTCGGCCGCATCGCTCTATACCTGCGAGCCATTGGTGATGCGCCCTCAATGGGGTGCGTTCGGTGAGGCCAAGCAGGCTCTGTCGGTGAATTTCGTCAATCGTCTGGCCGTGGAGTCCGACACGGCAGCGAAACTGGGCCTCAAAAAAGCCCTGCTGCCTGCCATCGGCACCCGCACCTTGCGCAAATCCGACATGTTGCATAACGACGCCTGCCCCGACATCCGTGTCGATCCGCAGACATTCGACGTATACGCCGATGGCGAACGCCTGACCTGTGAGCCGGTCAGCGAAGTCCCGCTGGCCCAGCGCTACATGCTGCGCTGA
- a CDS encoding urease subunit beta, whose product MLLTPTELERLTLYTAAELSRKRRAKGLRLNFPEASALIADEILEGAREGRSVAELIGFGSTLLTTDDVMPGVADLLPVLQVEGTFPDGTKLVTVHQPIRPGRLALAIMPTPGEIISPEGDIQLSSGRPTATLRAINTGDRPVQIGSHYHFFEVNKALDFPREIAFGMHLDIPAGTAVRFEPGELREVQLVQFGGSGDIHGFSGLTNGNLHDPACKAAALDRARAQHFKGA is encoded by the coding sequence ATGCTGCTGACCCCGACAGAACTCGAACGGCTGACGCTGTACACCGCCGCCGAGCTATCGCGCAAACGCCGCGCCAAGGGCCTGCGCCTGAACTTTCCGGAAGCCAGCGCCCTGATCGCCGACGAGATTCTCGAAGGCGCGCGTGAAGGTCGTAGCGTCGCCGAGCTGATCGGCTTCGGCTCGACCCTCCTTACCACCGACGACGTGATGCCCGGTGTCGCCGACCTGCTGCCGGTGCTGCAAGTGGAAGGTACGTTTCCCGACGGCACCAAGCTGGTCACCGTGCACCAGCCGATCCGTCCCGGCCGACTGGCGCTGGCGATCATGCCAACCCCGGGGGAGATCATCTCGCCAGAGGGCGACATTCAGCTGAGCAGCGGCCGGCCCACAGCCACCCTGCGCGCAATCAACACCGGCGACCGCCCGGTGCAGATTGGCAGCCACTATCACTTTTTCGAGGTCAACAAAGCGCTGGATTTCCCCAGGGAAATCGCCTTCGGCATGCATCTGGATATCCCGGCCGGGACTGCCGTGCGTTTCGAGCCCGGCGAGTTGCGCGAGGTGCAACTGGTGCAGTTTGGCGGCAGCGGCGACATCCACGGCTTCAGCGGCCTGACCAATGGCAACCTGCACGATCCGGCCTGCAAGGCCGCAGCGCTGGACCGCGCGCGTGCTCAACACTTCAAGGGGGCCTGA
- a CDS encoding urease accessory protein UreF: MSPLHSSLLALQQADSFFPGGAVAWSWGLETLVADGRLGAEISAPRRQRGVYRDRSAQVSGFVEGQLRHRWAGFDRAFLSAAWYAATDTQGLCALDAQVEALTLAEELRLGSRRVGQSLLGVHVAMGTPGAEAYQQCVLAGDAPGHLAVVQGLLWQRLGMDHDHCQLAAAHGLCTGLVSAAVRLGVMGHLDAQRVLTTIQPLLLDILTWPVPELEDACGFTPMAEIAVMRHETQELRLFAN, translated from the coding sequence ATGAGTCCGCTACACAGCAGCCTGTTGGCGCTGCAACAGGCCGACAGCTTTTTCCCAGGGGGCGCGGTGGCCTGGTCATGGGGACTGGAGACGCTGGTGGCCGATGGTCGTCTGGGTGCAGAGATCTCGGCCCCTCGTCGCCAACGGGGCGTGTATCGGGATCGCAGTGCTCAGGTCAGCGGATTCGTCGAGGGACAGCTGCGTCACCGATGGGCCGGTTTCGACCGGGCGTTCCTGTCCGCAGCCTGGTACGCGGCCACCGACACTCAGGGGTTATGTGCGCTGGATGCACAGGTCGAAGCCTTGACCCTGGCCGAGGAACTGCGCCTGGGCTCGCGCCGTGTGGGTCAGTCACTGCTGGGTGTGCATGTGGCCATGGGTACACCAGGCGCCGAGGCCTACCAGCAGTGTGTACTGGCGGGCGACGCACCGGGGCATCTGGCCGTGGTGCAAGGGTTGCTCTGGCAACGCCTGGGCATGGACCACGACCACTGCCAACTCGCCGCCGCTCACGGGCTGTGCACGGGGCTGGTCAGTGCCGCCGTACGCCTGGGCGTCATGGGCCATCTGGATGCGCAAAGGGTGCTGACCACTATCCAGCCTCTGCTGCTGGACATCCTCACCTGGCCCGTGCCCGAGCTTGAAGACGCCTGCGGTTTTACCCCCATGGCAGAGATCGCCGTGATGCGTCACGAAACCCAGGAACTCCGACTTTTTGCCAATTGA
- the ureE gene encoding urease accessory protein UreE: protein MLILDRIVGQASDPALAERLHDLDHNGQVETLSLSASDIQRHRLRLASDRGTDCAIRLERHQQLRNGSVLMLDGERAIVVQMLDQQYLTLRPRDAGAALELGYFAGNMHWKVRFAGDQLQIPLHGPQADYLERLAPMLADGRVSRS from the coding sequence ATGTTGATACTCGATCGCATCGTCGGCCAGGCCAGCGACCCTGCTCTCGCCGAGCGGCTGCACGACCTGGACCACAACGGCCAGGTCGAAACCCTGAGCCTTTCGGCCAGCGACATCCAGCGTCATCGCCTGCGCCTGGCCAGTGACCGTGGCACTGACTGCGCCATTCGTCTTGAGCGCCATCAACAGTTGCGCAACGGCTCGGTGCTGATGCTCGACGGTGAGCGCGCCATCGTCGTGCAGATGCTGGACCAGCAGTACCTGACGCTGCGCCCTCGCGATGCTGGCGCAGCGCTGGAACTGGGGTATTTCGCAGGGAACATGCACTGGAAAGTGCGTTTCGCCGGTGATCAGCTACAGATCCCGCTACATGGCCCGCAAGCGGACTACCTGGAGCGCCTGGCACCGATGTTGGCCGACGGCCGGGTGTCGCGTTCATGA
- the urtE gene encoding urea ABC transporter ATP-binding subunit UrtE, with translation MLTVNNLNVYYGDSHVLRNLDLNLAPAESLAIMGRNGMGKTTLLKSLVGMLPARSGSIKLAGEELTGRKSYDRVAAGVGFVPQGRMIFPYLSVEENILTGMQSAPAAPIPDYIYEYFPVLFEMRRRKGGNLSGGQQQQLAIARALVSNPKVLILDEPTEGIQPSIIKDIARALNLLKKERGFSLIVSEQVLSFAMAVADRYLIIEKGEFVHSEVRETMDRERILRYLTI, from the coding sequence ATGCTGACCGTCAATAACCTCAACGTGTATTACGGCGACAGCCACGTGCTGCGCAATCTGGACCTGAATCTGGCGCCCGCCGAATCCCTGGCGATCATGGGACGCAATGGCATGGGCAAGACCACCCTGCTCAAGAGCCTGGTGGGCATGCTCCCCGCGCGCAGTGGCAGCATCAAACTGGCGGGCGAAGAACTGACCGGGCGCAAGAGTTACGACCGGGTCGCGGCAGGCGTCGGCTTTGTGCCTCAGGGCCGGATGATTTTTCCTTACCTAAGCGTCGAAGAGAACATTCTGACCGGCATGCAGAGCGCACCGGCCGCGCCGATCCCCGACTACATCTACGAGTATTTCCCGGTCTTGTTCGAGATGCGCCGACGCAAGGGCGGCAACCTGTCCGGTGGCCAGCAGCAACAGCTCGCCATCGCCCGCGCGCTGGTTTCCAACCCCAAGGTGCTGATCCTCGACGAGCCCACCGAGGGCATCCAGCCGTCGATCATCAAGGACATCGCCCGGGCCCTGAACCTGCTGAAAAAAGAGCGAGGGTTTTCCTTGATCGTCTCCGAGCAGGTGCTGTCGTTCGCCATGGCGGTGGCCGACCGTTACCTGATCATCGAGAAAGGCGAGTTCGTTCACAGCGAGGTCCGTGAAACCATGGACCGCGAGCGCATCCTGCGCTACCTGACCATCTGA